A region of Dioscorea cayenensis subsp. rotundata cultivar TDr96_F1 chromosome 5, TDr96_F1_v2_PseudoChromosome.rev07_lg8_w22 25.fasta, whole genome shotgun sequence DNA encodes the following proteins:
- the LOC120261254 gene encoding proline-rich receptor-like protein kinase PERK3 isoform X5 has protein sequence MTFVTMDVDQAPKTLKNDSSRSRLEVKTDSRQPLKEKKNDPSPSQKDKVKTDGGQALKEKKKNDPSPSQKDKVKTDGGQALKEKKNDPSPSKKDKVKTDGGQALEEKKNDPSPSQKDKVKEDGGQALKEKKNDPSPSQKDKVKTVGGQPLKEKKNDPSPSKKDKVKTDGGQALKAKKNDPSPSQKDKVKTDVGWALKEKNNDPSPSQKNKDKTNGGQAQDSQWNAPPRSDHGLQTGSSSSGPDNSLTCPRPGIAFTYEELKKATNSFSRANFLGEGGFGPVHKGVVTIDKKGVLPFHEERVLPFDKEIAVKQLKSGAQQGQSEFEAEVNIISHVHHKHLVSLIGHCISGERRLLAYEFVSNKTLQFHLHGEGQPAMEWSIRLKIALGSAKGLAYLHEDCHPTTIIHRDIKAANILLDSKFEAKVADFGLAKVVYDNNTHVSTRVMGTYGYLAPEYFSTGKLTDKADVYSFGVMLLELITGRRPIALVDWARPSLTHALEEGNYEPLVDPRLGKNYNPSEMNRMVACAAACVHISAENRPPMSRVVRVLEGDVPPEDLKVGVPSGRSWNSGDVENLKRMAFGPYS, from the exons ATGACATTTG TTACAATGGATGTTGATCAGGCTCCGAAAACCTTGAAGAATGATTCATCTCGGTCTCGTCTTGAAG TTAAAACGGATAGTAGACAACCtttgaaagagaagaagaatgaTCCATCTCCATCTCAAAAAGATAAAG TTAAAACGGATGGTGGACAGGCtttgaaagagaagaagaagaatgatcCATCTCCATCTCAAAAAGATAAAG TTAAAACGGATGGTGGACAGGCtttgaaagagaagaagaatgaTCCATCTCCATCTAAAAAAGATAAAG TTAAAACGGATGGCGGACAGGCtttggaagagaagaagaatgaTCCATCTCCATCTCAAAAAGATAAAG TTAAAGAGGATGGTGGACAGGCtttgaaagagaagaagaatgaTCCATCTCCATCTCAAAAAGATAAAG TTAAAACGGTTGGTGGACAGCCtttgaaagagaagaagaatgaTCCATCTCCATCTAAAAAAGATAAAG TTAAAACGGATGGCGGACAGGCTTTGAAGGCGAAGAAGAATGATCCATCTCCATCTCAAAAAGATAAAG TTAAAACGGATGTTGGATGGGCTTTGAAAGAGAAGAACAATGATCCATCTCcctctcaaaaaaataaag ATAAAACGAATGGTGGTCAGGCTCAGGATAGTCAGTGGAATGCTCCTCCTCGTTCTGATCATGGTCTCCAAACGGGATCCAGCTCTTCAGGTCCTGATAATTCTTTAACTTGCCCACGTCCTGGCATTGCCTTTACTTATGAAGAACTAAAAAAGGCAACAAATTCGTTCTCTCGTGCTAATTTTCTTGGAGAGGGTGGTTTTGGCCCTGTGCATAAGGGAGTGGTTACAATTGATAAAAAGGGTGTGCTTCCATTCCATGAAGAGAGAGTGCTTCCATTTGATAAAGAGATTGCAGTCAAGCAATTGAAATCTGGAGCTCAGCAGGGGCAGAGTGAGTTTGAGGCAGAGGTTAACATTATTAGTCATGTGCATCACAAACACTTGGTCTCATTAATAGGACATTGCATTTCTGGAGAGCGGAGACTGCTTGCCTATGAGTTCGTTTCTAACAAAACATTGCAGTTCCATTTGCACG GGGAAGGTCAACCAGCTATGGAATGGTCTATAAGATTAAAAATTGCTTTAGGATCTGCGAAAGGATTGGCCTATTTGCACGAGGATT GCCATCCTACCACAATTATTCACCGTGATATTAAGGCGGCCAATATTCTTCTTGATTCCAAATTTGAAGCGAAG GTTGCAGACTTTGGACTTGCGAAAGTTGTATATGATAACAACACACATGTTTCAACCAGAGTCATGGGAACTTACGG ATATTTGGCACCGGAATATTTTTCTACTGGCAAGCTAACAGATAAAGCAGATGTCTACTCCTTCGGGGTCATGCTTCTGGAGTTGATCACAGGAAGGCGGCCTATTGCCTTGGTTGATTGG GCAAGGCCCTCGCTCACACATGCTTTAGAGGAAGGCAATTATGAGCCTCTCGTCGATCCAAGGTTGGGGAAGAATTATAATCCTAGTGAGATGAACCGGATGGTCGCTTGTGCTGCTGCTTGTGTACATATTTCTGCAGAAAATCGACCTCCAATGAGTCGG GTGGTTCGAGTATTGGAAGGAGATGTACCCCCTGAAGATTTGAAAGTTGGTGTTCCATCTGGCCGTAGTTGGAACTCCGGGGACGTGGAGAACTTGAAAAGAATGGCATTTGGGCCGTATAGTTAA
- the LOC120261254 gene encoding proline-rich receptor-like protein kinase PERK1 isoform X1, producing the protein MSSLVLALIIVGSVVLLILLFLYWNCRCRSEPTSTPRDRKVTMDVDQAPKTLKNDSSRSRLEVKTDSRQPLKEKKNDPSPSQKDKVKTDGGQALKEKKKNDPSPSQKDKVKTDGGQALKEKKNDPSPSKKDKVKTDGGQALEEKKNDPSPSQKDKVKEDGGQALKEKKNDPSPSQKDKVKTVGGQPLKEKKNDPSPSKKDKVKTDGGQALKAKKNDPSPSQKDKVKTDVGWALKEKNNDPSPSQKNKDKTNGGQAQDSQWNAPPRSDHGLQTGSSSSGPDNSLTCPRPGIAFTYEELKKATNSFSRANFLGEGGFGPVHKGVVTIDKKGVLPFHEERVLPFDKEIAVKQLKSGAQQGQSEFEAEVNIISHVHHKHLVSLIGHCISGERRLLAYEFVSNKTLQFHLHGEGQPAMEWSIRLKIALGSAKGLAYLHEDCHPTTIIHRDIKAANILLDSKFEAKVADFGLAKVVYDNNTHVSTRVMGTYGYLAPEYFSTGKLTDKADVYSFGVMLLELITGRRPIALVDWARPSLTHALEEGNYEPLVDPRLGKNYNPSEMNRMVACAAACVHISAENRPPMSRVVRVLEGDVPPEDLKVGVPSGRSWNSGDVENLKRMAFGPYS; encoded by the exons ATGTCTAGTCTAGTGCTTGCTCTGATCATCGTGGGATCGGTGGTTTTGTTGATACTGCTTTTTCTCTACTGGAACTGTAGGTGCCGGTCGGAACCTACAAGTACACCCCGAGATCGTAAAG TTACAATGGATGTTGATCAGGCTCCGAAAACCTTGAAGAATGATTCATCTCGGTCTCGTCTTGAAG TTAAAACGGATAGTAGACAACCtttgaaagagaagaagaatgaTCCATCTCCATCTCAAAAAGATAAAG TTAAAACGGATGGTGGACAGGCtttgaaagagaagaagaagaatgatcCATCTCCATCTCAAAAAGATAAAG TTAAAACGGATGGTGGACAGGCtttgaaagagaagaagaatgaTCCATCTCCATCTAAAAAAGATAAAG TTAAAACGGATGGCGGACAGGCtttggaagagaagaagaatgaTCCATCTCCATCTCAAAAAGATAAAG TTAAAGAGGATGGTGGACAGGCtttgaaagagaagaagaatgaTCCATCTCCATCTCAAAAAGATAAAG TTAAAACGGTTGGTGGACAGCCtttgaaagagaagaagaatgaTCCATCTCCATCTAAAAAAGATAAAG TTAAAACGGATGGCGGACAGGCTTTGAAGGCGAAGAAGAATGATCCATCTCCATCTCAAAAAGATAAAG TTAAAACGGATGTTGGATGGGCTTTGAAAGAGAAGAACAATGATCCATCTCcctctcaaaaaaataaag ATAAAACGAATGGTGGTCAGGCTCAGGATAGTCAGTGGAATGCTCCTCCTCGTTCTGATCATGGTCTCCAAACGGGATCCAGCTCTTCAGGTCCTGATAATTCTTTAACTTGCCCACGTCCTGGCATTGCCTTTACTTATGAAGAACTAAAAAAGGCAACAAATTCGTTCTCTCGTGCTAATTTTCTTGGAGAGGGTGGTTTTGGCCCTGTGCATAAGGGAGTGGTTACAATTGATAAAAAGGGTGTGCTTCCATTCCATGAAGAGAGAGTGCTTCCATTTGATAAAGAGATTGCAGTCAAGCAATTGAAATCTGGAGCTCAGCAGGGGCAGAGTGAGTTTGAGGCAGAGGTTAACATTATTAGTCATGTGCATCACAAACACTTGGTCTCATTAATAGGACATTGCATTTCTGGAGAGCGGAGACTGCTTGCCTATGAGTTCGTTTCTAACAAAACATTGCAGTTCCATTTGCACG GGGAAGGTCAACCAGCTATGGAATGGTCTATAAGATTAAAAATTGCTTTAGGATCTGCGAAAGGATTGGCCTATTTGCACGAGGATT GCCATCCTACCACAATTATTCACCGTGATATTAAGGCGGCCAATATTCTTCTTGATTCCAAATTTGAAGCGAAG GTTGCAGACTTTGGACTTGCGAAAGTTGTATATGATAACAACACACATGTTTCAACCAGAGTCATGGGAACTTACGG ATATTTGGCACCGGAATATTTTTCTACTGGCAAGCTAACAGATAAAGCAGATGTCTACTCCTTCGGGGTCATGCTTCTGGAGTTGATCACAGGAAGGCGGCCTATTGCCTTGGTTGATTGG GCAAGGCCCTCGCTCACACATGCTTTAGAGGAAGGCAATTATGAGCCTCTCGTCGATCCAAGGTTGGGGAAGAATTATAATCCTAGTGAGATGAACCGGATGGTCGCTTGTGCTGCTGCTTGTGTACATATTTCTGCAGAAAATCGACCTCCAATGAGTCGG GTGGTTCGAGTATTGGAAGGAGATGTACCCCCTGAAGATTTGAAAGTTGGTGTTCCATCTGGCCGTAGTTGGAACTCCGGGGACGTGGAGAACTTGAAAAGAATGGCATTTGGGCCGTATAGTTAA